In the genome of Terribacillus sp. FSL K6-0262, one region contains:
- the recA gene encoding recombinase RecA: MSERKQALDMALRQIEKQFGKGSIMKLGERAEQKVSTVSSGSLALDIALGVGGYPKGRVIEIYGPESSGKTTVALHAIAEAQRNGGQAAFIDAEHALDPVYAEKLGVNIDELLLSQPDTGEQALEIAEALVRSGAVDIVVVDSVAALVPKAEIEGEMGDSHVGLQARLMSQALRKLSGAINKSKTTAIFINQIREKVGVMFGNPETTPGGRALKFYSSVRLEVRRAETLKQGNDMVGNKTRIKVVKNKVAPPFKQAEVDIMYGEGISREGELIDIASDLDIIQKSGAWYSYNEERLGQGRENAKQFLKENPELSTTIQMSVRDHYNLDADKKLPEEVVTEEQETLDM; encoded by the coding sequence TTGAGTGAACGTAAACAAGCCCTTGATATGGCTTTGAGACAAATAGAGAAGCAATTCGGTAAAGGTTCGATCATGAAACTGGGCGAAAGAGCGGAACAAAAGGTCTCTACCGTATCCAGCGGCTCCCTTGCACTTGATATCGCACTTGGTGTCGGCGGATATCCGAAAGGCCGTGTCATCGAGATTTATGGTCCGGAATCTTCAGGTAAGACGACTGTTGCCCTGCATGCGATTGCAGAAGCACAGCGCAATGGCGGACAAGCAGCCTTCATCGATGCAGAGCATGCACTTGATCCCGTGTATGCAGAGAAGCTTGGTGTCAATATCGATGAGCTTTTGCTTTCCCAGCCGGATACAGGGGAACAAGCATTGGAAATCGCCGAGGCGCTTGTGCGCAGCGGAGCGGTGGATATCGTGGTTGTCGACTCTGTTGCTGCCCTTGTACCAAAAGCGGAGATTGAAGGGGAGATGGGGGATTCCCACGTCGGTTTGCAGGCGCGTCTGATGTCCCAGGCACTTCGCAAGCTATCTGGTGCGATCAACAAGTCCAAGACGACTGCGATCTTCATCAACCAGATTCGTGAAAAAGTAGGTGTCATGTTCGGGAATCCGGAAACGACACCAGGCGGACGCGCCCTGAAATTCTATTCCTCCGTCCGTTTGGAAGTACGCCGTGCCGAAACATTGAAGCAAGGTAACGATATGGTCGGTAACAAAACGAGAATCAAAGTGGTGAAAAATAAAGTGGCGCCGCCTTTCAAGCAAGCGGAAGTCGATATCATGTACGGGGAAGGGATCTCCAGGGAAGGGGAACTCATCGATATCGCGAGCGACTTGGATATCATCCAGAAGAGCGGAGCTTGGTACTCCTATAATGAGGAGCGTCTCGGCCAAGGCCGCGAAAACGCGAAGCAATTCTTGAAAGAGAATCCGGAACTATCCACTACCATCCAGATGAGTGTGCGCGATCATTACAATCTGGATGCTGATAAGAAGCTTCCTGAAGAAGTTGTTACAGAAGAACAGGAAACTTTGGATATGTAA
- a CDS encoding competence/damage-inducible protein A, which yields MKQINAEVIAVGTEILIGQINNTNAQWISKQLADNGINVFYHHVVGDNLGRVRSSFEKAQRDADLVLVTGGLGPTEDDLTREAFQLVSGLEMHEDKVSMDRIKEFFLKRGRTMSPNNHKQARVFEGAKVLENTVGMAPGMLVEHEGTVWAFMPGVPREMKQIMSDHVMPYVREKFDLQSVLQSRLLHFIGIGESQLETDLLDLIQAQENPTIATYASEGEVAVRLTARADSKQEADRLIDVVEKEVMERVGQYFYGYDETSVQQQVFELLKQRQFTLASAESLTGGLFADALVSLSGASEVFLGSFVAYSPLVKQQVLGVKEETIRKEGTVSEQCAIEMAENAVRLTGADIGISFTGVAGPDGSEGKEPGTVFISLHEKGKQTRTTELSIRSSRQGVRAQAVKKGFDLLFHYLK from the coding sequence ATGAAGCAAATCAATGCAGAAGTGATAGCTGTAGGGACGGAAATCCTCATCGGGCAAATCAACAACACAAATGCCCAATGGATTTCCAAACAGCTGGCAGATAATGGAATCAACGTGTTTTATCATCATGTGGTGGGCGACAATCTCGGAAGAGTCAGATCATCTTTCGAAAAGGCGCAGCGCGATGCCGATTTGGTCCTTGTGACCGGAGGGCTGGGACCGACAGAGGATGACTTGACAAGAGAAGCCTTTCAGCTTGTGTCGGGTCTGGAAATGCATGAAGACAAAGTTTCCATGGACCGCATCAAAGAGTTCTTCCTCAAGCGCGGGCGCACGATGTCGCCGAACAACCACAAGCAGGCCCGTGTGTTCGAAGGAGCGAAAGTACTGGAAAACACAGTCGGTATGGCGCCTGGTATGCTTGTCGAGCATGAGGGGACAGTCTGGGCATTCATGCCGGGGGTCCCTCGTGAAATGAAGCAGATCATGTCCGATCACGTCATGCCTTATGTACGTGAGAAATTTGATCTTCAATCCGTTTTGCAATCCCGCCTGCTTCACTTCATCGGCATCGGGGAATCACAGCTGGAAACCGACCTGCTTGATTTGATTCAAGCACAGGAAAATCCGACGATCGCCACGTATGCTTCTGAAGGAGAGGTCGCTGTGCGGCTTACAGCACGGGCGGATTCGAAGCAGGAAGCAGACAGGCTGATAGATGTCGTGGAAAAAGAAGTGATGGAGCGTGTCGGCCAATACTTCTATGGATATGACGAGACTTCGGTACAGCAGCAAGTGTTCGAACTCCTCAAGCAACGGCAGTTCACACTGGCAAGCGCCGAAAGCCTGACCGGCGGATTATTCGCGGACGCACTCGTTTCCTTGAGCGGAGCGTCCGAGGTATTCCTTGGCAGCTTCGTTGCATATTCACCCCTTGTGAAGCAGCAGGTGCTCGGAGTGAAGGAAGAAACGATTCGGAAGGAAGGCACCGTCAGTGAGCAATGTGCCATCGAGATGGCGGAGAATGCCGTCCGTCTGACAGGTGCCGATATCGGAATCAGTTTCACCGGCGTTGCCGGTCCGGATGGCTCGGAAGGGAAAGAGCCTGGGACTGTCTTCATCAGCCTCCATGAAAAAGGCAAACAAACGCGGACAACCGAGCTGTCGATCCGGAGCTCCCGTCAAGGCGTGCGGGCGCAGGCTGTGAAGAAGGGCTTTGATTTGCTCTTCCATTACTTGAAATGA
- the pgsA gene encoding CDP-diacylglycerol--glycerol-3-phosphate 3-phosphatidyltransferase, translating to MNIPNRITLSRIFLIPIFIILLAVPFDWGTLDIGENSLPVNHLAGAILFIIASCTDWVDGYYARKYNLVTNLGKFLDPLADKLLVSAALILLVQLDLAPAWITIIIISREFAVTGLRLVAAGEGLVLAAGKMGKQKTAVQIVAISALLLHNWPFSYLGFPFATICLYLALILTIVSGVDYFVRNWSVMKESK from the coding sequence ATGAATATACCCAATAGAATTACATTATCCCGGATTTTCCTGATTCCGATCTTCATCATCCTGCTGGCAGTCCCCTTTGATTGGGGAACGCTTGATATCGGGGAGAATTCCCTGCCGGTGAACCATCTGGCAGGAGCGATCCTATTCATCATCGCATCCTGTACCGACTGGGTGGATGGCTATTATGCACGCAAATATAATCTTGTGACGAACCTTGGTAAATTCCTTGATCCGCTCGCGGATAAGCTGCTTGTTTCAGCTGCGCTCATTTTATTGGTACAATTGGATTTAGCGCCGGCTTGGATCACAATCATCATCATCAGCCGTGAGTTTGCCGTGACAGGATTGCGTCTCGTTGCAGCGGGAGAAGGTCTTGTTTTGGCAGCAGGCAAAATGGGCAAGCAGAAAACGGCAGTACAGATCGTTGCCATCAGTGCATTACTGCTGCATAATTGGCCGTTTTCCTATCTGGGATTCCCGTTTGCGACGATTTGCCTTTATCTTGCGCTGATCCTGACGATCGTGTCCGGAGTCGACTACTTTGTCAGAAACTGGAGTGTCATGAAGGAGTCGAAATAA
- a CDS encoding RodZ domain-containing protein — translation MDIGAKLREARESKGMTLEDVQQRTKIQKRYLKAIEENNHSVMPGDFYTRAFIKEYAQTVGLDPDEVLEPKAQQEAVAPPVQEEASEAPSRQERSRTQENDGPPRRERKGIPYLSSIIIGLIVLAAIAVVIFFYAGGSNENTENDTATQQNEDQVTSPENGQSANPGTNEDTADQSADADEQADDAAEDEQAQQEEEQAEPKLSVDEEGTASNPVTTYTLENAGDEVTLTLAAEDGDAWLQVGDGNNAGNVYTGTITAGSEPVEQDVSDLETVSIKTGFARATKLEINGQELTFPIDNDVQTIKVNIQK, via the coding sequence ATGGACATTGGTGCAAAGCTCCGGGAAGCAAGGGAATCCAAGGGAATGACTTTGGAGGATGTACAACAGCGCACCAAAATTCAAAAGCGTTATCTGAAAGCAATTGAGGAGAATAACCACAGCGTAATGCCTGGTGACTTCTACACGCGTGCCTTTATCAAGGAATATGCACAGACGGTAGGTCTTGATCCGGATGAGGTGCTGGAGCCCAAAGCGCAGCAGGAAGCAGTTGCTCCGCCGGTTCAGGAAGAGGCAAGCGAAGCTCCTTCCCGTCAGGAACGCAGCCGCACCCAGGAAAATGACGGGCCTCCCCGCCGTGAGAGGAAAGGCATTCCGTATTTATCTTCCATCATCATCGGATTGATCGTATTGGCTGCCATTGCTGTCGTCATCTTCTTCTATGCCGGCGGTTCCAATGAGAACACCGAGAATGATACGGCCACGCAGCAGAATGAGGATCAGGTTACTTCGCCTGAAAACGGCCAGTCCGCAAATCCAGGGACAAATGAGGATACAGCCGATCAATCTGCCGATGCGGATGAGCAAGCAGATGATGCAGCGGAAGATGAACAGGCCCAGCAGGAAGAGGAGCAGGCAGAACCTAAGCTCTCCGTTGACGAAGAAGGCACTGCCAGCAATCCAGTAACCACGTACACACTGGAGAATGCAGGTGATGAGGTGACATTGACGCTTGCTGCCGAGGATGGGGATGCTTGGCTGCAAGTAGGCGACGGAAATAATGCCGGGAATGTATACACCGGTACGATCACTGCCGGAAGCGAACCTGTGGAGCAGGACGTAAGTGATTTGGAAACAGTCTCTATCAAGACAGGTTTTGCCAGAGCGACTAAATTGGAAATCAACGGTCAGGAACTGACATTCCCGATCGATAATGATGTGCAGACCATCAAGGTCAATATCCAGAAATAA
- a CDS encoding DUF3388 domain-containing protein has product METLEWYLEYEIQHDRPGLLGDISSLLGMLSINIKTINGVENQRRGMLLSAEKELQIIRLHSILRTMEHVHITKSREPKLRDRLAVRHGRYIHRDVDDKKTFRFVRSEIGLLVDFMAELFKQEGSKVIGIRGMPRVGKTESIIAASVSANKRWLFVSSTLLKQTARNQLLQDEYNEDNLFIIDGIVSTSRSSERHWELVREVMRLPVAKVIEHPDIFVRETEFTLDDFDYIIELRNHDDEQIIYEPEFRQI; this is encoded by the coding sequence ATGGAAACGTTGGAATGGTATTTGGAATATGAGATCCAGCATGACCGTCCGGGTTTGCTTGGGGACATCTCTTCCCTGCTTGGTATGTTATCCATCAATATCAAGACGATAAACGGGGTGGAGAACCAGCGGCGCGGGATGCTGCTTTCGGCCGAAAAAGAGCTGCAGATCATCCGTCTCCATTCCATTTTGCGGACGATGGAGCATGTACATATCACGAAATCCAGAGAGCCGAAGCTCCGTGACCGGCTTGCCGTGCGGCACGGCAGATATATACACCGGGATGTGGACGATAAGAAGACATTCCGTTTCGTCCGCAGTGAAATCGGACTTCTTGTCGATTTCATGGCAGAATTGTTTAAACAGGAAGGCTCAAAGGTAATAGGAATACGAGGGATGCCGCGTGTTGGCAAAACAGAATCGATCATCGCCGCAAGCGTGAGCGCCAACAAACGCTGGCTATTCGTCTCCAGTACGCTCCTGAAGCAGACAGCCAGGAATCAGCTGCTGCAGGATGAATACAATGAGGACAATCTCTTCATCATCGACGGCATCGTTTCGACCAGCCGCTCGAGTGAGCGTCATTGGGAGCTTGTACGCGAAGTGATGCGGCTCCCTGTAGCAAAAGTAATCGAGCATCCGGATATATTCGTCCGGGAAACGGAGTTTACATTGGATGATTTCGATTATATTATTGAACTTCGGAATCATGATGATGAACAAATCATCTATGAACCGGAATTCAGACAGATTTAA
- a CDS encoding DUF3243 domain-containing protein: protein MSVLDNFDSWKDFLGDRLHQAQNKGMETDTVSGIAYEIGDYLATKVEAKNTEEKILRDLWTVASKDEKQAIANMMVKLVQDNGHTR from the coding sequence ATGTCAGTTCTTGACAATTTTGATTCTTGGAAAGATTTCCTGGGTGATCGTCTGCATCAGGCGCAAAACAAAGGGATGGAGACTGATACTGTCTCTGGCATTGCGTATGAGATCGGTGATTATCTTGCGACAAAAGTGGAAGCTAAGAACACGGAAGAGAAAATCCTTCGTGATCTGTGGACTGTCGCGTCCAAGGATGAGAAACAAGCAATCGCCAACATGATGGTTAAGCTTGTCCAAGATAATGGCCATACTCGCTAA
- a CDS encoding SDR family oxidoreductase, whose translation MDKVIFITGASGAIGSACARQLAGEGHQLLLHYNRNEQAMEELCRDIPESVLGTIRADLTTEQGLSELLGFLSFPIDQLVYAGGMAHYGMFQDMTNDEMDDLLAVHVKAPWRISRHVLPSMLTRRNGAIVIISSIWGERGASFEVAYSSVKAAQIGFVKGLAKEVGTSGVRVNAVTPGAIDTAMNSQLSPEEKLRITEDIPMDRFGKASEVADAVSYLLSDKASYVNGHALEVNGGW comes from the coding sequence ATGGACAAAGTCATTTTCATCACGGGCGCAAGCGGGGCTATCGGCTCTGCTTGCGCCCGTCAGCTTGCCGGTGAGGGGCATCAGCTATTGCTTCATTATAATCGGAATGAACAGGCGATGGAGGAGCTGTGCCGTGATATACCGGAGAGTGTGCTTGGGACGATCCGCGCTGATTTGACAACAGAGCAAGGCTTGTCGGAGCTTCTGGGTTTTTTGTCTTTCCCGATCGATCAACTGGTCTATGCTGGCGGTATGGCGCATTACGGCATGTTCCAGGATATGACGAATGATGAGATGGACGATTTGCTTGCCGTCCATGTAAAGGCTCCCTGGCGAATAAGCCGGCATGTGCTGCCGTCGATGCTAACACGACGGAATGGGGCGATTGTCATCATTTCCTCCATTTGGGGAGAAAGGGGTGCCAGCTTCGAGGTCGCTTATTCCAGTGTCAAAGCTGCCCAAATCGGATTCGTCAAAGGATTGGCCAAGGAAGTCGGAACCAGCGGCGTACGTGTCAATGCAGTGACTCCGGGTGCCATCGATACCGCCATGAACAGCCAGCTTTCCCCGGAAGAGAAGCTCCGCATCACAGAGGATATTCCGATGGACCGGTTTGGCAAGGCGAGCGAGGTCGCCGATGCCGTCAGTTATTTGCTCAGCGACAAAGCTTCCTATGTGAATGGGCATGCATTGGAAGTGAATGGCGGCTGGTAA
- a CDS encoding pitrilysin family protein — translation MHKNHYEQLQESVYAETLPNGLKVFLQPKSEMAKTYAIFSTNYGSIDQTFVPLDGKEKITVPEGIAHFLEHKLFEKEDRDVFQDFTKQGASANAFTSFTQTAYLFSATSHIEENVTTLLDFVQDPYFSDKSVEKEKGIIAQEIRMYDDQPDWRSFFGTIQSLFQSHPVRIDIAGTVESIQEITKEDLYTCYNTFYHPSNMTLFVTGNIDQEKMMELIRSNQAGKTFAPPAKIERFFPEEPETVAEKKKIVHMPVSVPKCMIGIKEKTDYASPEAFLRQELLTDMVLDYYFSKSGVYYEELYKEDLIDDSFSFETSLEKNFGFSIIGGNTGDPDRFADTVKGMLQRMKDHTVTEAEMDRMKKKTIGQLLRAMNSLEFVSNRFIQYHLAGVDLFEIVPAIEKLTADDANAFLKEWFSEDRLSVCQILPQEA, via the coding sequence ATGCATAAGAATCATTACGAACAATTACAGGAATCAGTATACGCAGAAACGCTGCCGAACGGTCTGAAGGTATTCCTGCAGCCGAAATCAGAGATGGCAAAAACATATGCGATTTTTTCAACGAACTACGGATCGATCGACCAGACTTTTGTCCCGCTTGATGGGAAGGAAAAAATCACTGTGCCAGAAGGAATTGCGCATTTCCTCGAGCATAAGCTGTTTGAAAAAGAAGATCGGGATGTGTTCCAGGATTTCACCAAACAAGGTGCATCAGCAAATGCATTCACTTCCTTCACGCAGACAGCCTATCTGTTTTCTGCAACTTCCCATATCGAAGAGAATGTGACGACATTGCTTGATTTCGTCCAGGACCCTTACTTTTCCGATAAATCGGTGGAAAAGGAAAAAGGCATCATCGCCCAGGAAATCCGCATGTATGACGATCAGCCGGACTGGCGTTCTTTCTTTGGCACCATCCAGAGCCTGTTCCAGTCTCACCCGGTAAGGATCGATATCGCCGGAACTGTGGAATCGATCCAGGAAATCACGAAGGAAGACCTTTATACTTGCTATAACACGTTCTATCATCCTTCGAATATGACATTATTCGTCACCGGCAATATCGATCAGGAGAAGATGATGGAACTTATCCGGTCCAACCAAGCCGGGAAGACATTCGCTCCTCCTGCCAAGATAGAACGCTTCTTCCCGGAGGAGCCTGAAACGGTGGCAGAAAAGAAAAAGATAGTCCATATGCCGGTAAGTGTGCCGAAATGCATGATCGGCATCAAAGAAAAAACGGATTATGCGTCACCGGAAGCATTTCTCCGGCAGGAACTGCTGACAGATATGGTCCTGGACTATTATTTCTCTAAGAGCGGGGTCTATTATGAGGAATTATATAAAGAAGATCTGATCGATGACAGCTTCAGCTTCGAAACCAGCCTGGAGAAGAACTTCGGGTTCTCCATCATCGGTGGCAATACGGGCGATCCGGATCGATTCGCCGATACCGTCAAAGGAATGCTGCAGCGCATGAAAGACCATACTGTCACCGAGGCAGAAATGGATCGTATGAAGAAAAAAACGATCGGTCAGCTGCTGCGGGCGATGAACAGCTTGGAGTTTGTCTCCAATCGATTCATTCAATACCATCTTGCCGGGGTTGATTTGTTCGAAATCGTACCAGCAATCGAAAAATTGACAGCTGACGACGCGAATGCTTTCCTGAAAGAATGGTTCAGTGAAGATCGACTGTCCGTCTGCCAGATCCTGCCTCAGGAGGCATGA
- a CDS encoding pitrilysin family protein, translating to MKIADEQIITGKGATLHLIPTKKYKTISIAVKLQAPLERETITARALLPYVLQQGTANLPDARALRIKLDDLYGAILSITGTKKGEKHIITLRLDVANENYLSDRTPLFEKAADLLREILFEPKVENDAFTQSIVSREIQTLRQKMTALKDDKMSYANMRLIDEMCKGELYSLHVHGYEEDLEAMDGRKLFDYYKQLLKQDKMDIYILGDVDKEHAEKAVRPFMERDTAPAEERAAAVHPATGDIKEVVERQDVQQAKLHLGYRTNILYDDPDYAALQVFNGLFGGFPSSKLFRNVREKHSLAYYAASRFESHKGLLFVFSGIDPKDYEKAREIIDAQLAAMQAGEFEGSEVEEVKDLIVSQILETIDNPAGHIETLYQQVVGHRNIPIEKMLEAIKQVTKEDVLQVAEKVQLDTVYLLTNKGDE from the coding sequence ATGAAAATTGCAGATGAACAGATCATCACAGGAAAAGGTGCGACGCTGCACCTTATACCAACGAAGAAATACAAGACAATCAGCATTGCTGTGAAGCTACAGGCGCCGCTTGAAAGAGAGACGATAACAGCAAGGGCCCTGCTTCCGTATGTCCTGCAGCAGGGTACTGCCAATCTTCCGGATGCGCGCGCATTGCGCATCAAGCTGGACGATCTATACGGTGCCATCTTGTCCATTACAGGAACGAAGAAAGGCGAAAAGCATATCATCACGCTGCGCCTGGATGTAGCAAATGAGAATTATCTGAGCGATCGGACTCCATTATTCGAAAAAGCAGCCGATTTGCTGCGTGAAATTTTATTCGAACCCAAGGTGGAAAATGACGCCTTCACCCAATCGATCGTCTCACGTGAAATACAAACCCTGAGACAGAAGATGACAGCCTTGAAAGATGATAAGATGAGCTATGCAAATATGCGGCTCATCGATGAGATGTGCAAAGGAGAATTGTACAGCCTCCATGTGCACGGGTATGAAGAAGACTTGGAAGCAATGGACGGCCGGAAGCTGTTTGACTATTACAAACAGCTGCTGAAGCAGGATAAGATGGATATTTACATTCTTGGCGATGTGGATAAAGAGCATGCCGAAAAAGCTGTCCGTCCATTCATGGAACGGGACACTGCACCAGCGGAAGAAAGGGCTGCTGCTGTTCACCCTGCGACTGGAGATATCAAGGAAGTGGTGGAGAGACAGGACGTGCAGCAAGCCAAGCTTCATTTGGGCTACCGCACCAATATCCTTTATGACGATCCGGATTATGCCGCACTGCAAGTATTCAATGGCCTATTCGGCGGTTTCCCGAGCTCCAAGCTGTTCCGGAACGTCAGGGAAAAACATAGCCTGGCCTATTACGCAGCTTCGCGTTTTGAAAGCCATAAAGGGCTATTATTCGTCTTCTCGGGCATCGATCCGAAAGACTATGAGAAAGCCAGGGAAATCATCGATGCTCAGCTCGCCGCCATGCAGGCAGGGGAATTCGAGGGCAGCGAAGTCGAGGAAGTGAAGGATCTCATCGTCAGCCAAATCCTGGAGACGATCGATAACCCGGCAGGTCATATCGAAACCTTGTACCAGCAAGTAGTGGGACATAGGAACATACCTATCGAGAAAATGCTGGAAGCAATCAAACAGGTTACGAAGGAAGATGTCCTGCAAGTGGCAGAAAAAGTCCAGCTGGATACCGTATACCTGCTGACGAATAAGGGGGACGAGTGA
- a CDS encoding ABC transporter permease, translating into MLDILYSIIPQTLFFAAPLIFTALGGVYSERSGVVNIGLEGLMVIGAFSSVTFNLLYADTFGDATPWYSLVVAIIAGMLFSLIHAVATITFRADQTVTGVAINMLALGFGVFMIKQIFGKGQTDFISQPIYTTDVPFLVDIPVIGNMFFNNMYITSYIAIVLSFVAWYVLYKTPFGLRIRAVGEHPMAADTNGIKVYTTRYIGVIISGALAGLGGAVFAMTISQNFSVSTIAGQGFMAIAAVIFGKWNPLGAMGAALFFGFAQSLSVVGSSIPLLENVPQVYLLIAPYVLTILALAGFIGRSVAPKASGVPYIKGSR; encoded by the coding sequence ATGCTGGATATCCTATATTCCATTATTCCGCAAACGCTGTTCTTTGCCGCTCCTCTTATTTTCACCGCACTTGGCGGTGTATATAGTGAGCGTTCAGGTGTTGTCAATATCGGTCTGGAGGGCCTTATGGTCATCGGGGCTTTCTCTTCGGTTACGTTCAACCTGCTTTATGCCGATACTTTTGGCGATGCAACCCCGTGGTATTCCTTGGTTGTCGCCATAATCGCGGGGATGCTGTTTTCATTGATTCATGCTGTTGCCACAATCACTTTCCGAGCCGACCAGACGGTTACAGGGGTGGCGATCAATATGCTGGCACTTGGATTCGGTGTCTTCATGATCAAACAGATCTTTGGAAAAGGGCAAACCGATTTCATCTCCCAGCCGATTTATACGACAGATGTACCATTCTTGGTCGATATTCCTGTCATCGGCAATATGTTCTTCAACAATATGTATATCACGTCGTACATTGCAATCGTTCTATCGTTCGTTGCATGGTACGTCTTGTATAAGACGCCGTTCGGCCTGCGTATCCGTGCAGTCGGGGAGCATCCGATGGCTGCTGATACGAACGGTATCAAGGTATATACGACTAGATATATCGGCGTCATCATTTCCGGGGCCCTTGCCGGTCTCGGCGGTGCGGTTTTCGCCATGACAATCTCGCAGAATTTCTCCGTTTCCACAATCGCCGGACAGGGATTCATGGCGATCGCGGCAGTCATTTTCGGTAAGTGGAATCCGCTTGGGGCAATGGGGGCAGCTTTGTTCTTTGGTTTTGCTCAATCATTGAGTGTCGTCGGTTCCTCGATTCCTTTGCTCGAAAATGTACCGCAAGTATACTTGCTGATTGCGCCTTATGTGCTGACAATCCTTGCTTTGGCGGGATTCATCGGCCGCTCGGTGGCACCGAAAGCAAGCGGTGTTCCGTACATAAAAGGCAGCCGATAA
- a CDS encoding ABC transporter permease, producing the protein MFSSKKFNYIIPIISVLLGLIAGAIIMLIFGYNPILGYQALWNGVFDSPFFMSETVNRITPYILTGLAIAFAFRTGLFNIGAEGQVLVGWVAAVWVGTAIDAPAFIHLPLAILAAAAAGALWAFVPGILKAKLGVHEVIVSIMMNYIALHVTNYLIRSVMTDNQETTEPVKQTASLTNDFLIGLTGSRLHLGFIIALLMVLVMWVILERTKLGYELKAVGYNQHASNYAGMKVERNIVISMLISGVFAGLAGAMQGLGSFGNAFTNTAFSNLGFDGIAVALLGGNNPFGVVLSASLFGFLKVGSLNMSTAGVPNEIIEIVIALIILFVASGFIIRWALLQLKKGEKK; encoded by the coding sequence ATGTTTTCCAGCAAAAAGTTCAATTACATCATACCAATCATCTCGGTCTTGCTCGGTTTGATTGCAGGTGCAATCATCATGCTCATTTTTGGTTATAATCCGATTCTCGGCTATCAGGCATTGTGGAATGGGGTCTTTGACAGTCCATTCTTCATGTCGGAAACGGTCAACCGTATCACACCTTATATCCTGACAGGTTTGGCGATCGCTTTTGCTTTCCGTACCGGTTTGTTCAATATCGGCGCAGAAGGACAGGTGCTTGTCGGCTGGGTTGCGGCAGTTTGGGTAGGTACCGCCATCGATGCACCTGCTTTCATCCATCTGCCGCTGGCAATCCTTGCTGCAGCGGCAGCAGGAGCACTTTGGGCATTCGTGCCAGGTATCCTGAAAGCCAAGCTCGGCGTCCATGAAGTTATCGTCAGCATCATGATGAATTATATCGCACTCCATGTAACGAATTACCTGATTCGTTCCGTCATGACGGACAACCAGGAAACGACAGAGCCAGTCAAACAGACTGCATCATTGACAAATGATTTTCTGATTGGGTTGACTGGATCTCGTTTGCATCTTGGCTTCATCATTGCTTTATTGATGGTACTTGTCATGTGGGTCATTTTAGAGCGTACGAAGCTGGGTTATGAATTGAAGGCGGTAGGATACAACCAGCATGCGTCCAATTATGCAGGGATGAAAGTCGAACGGAACATCGTCATTTCCATGCTGATTTCAGGGGTTTTCGCAGGTCTTGCAGGTGCGATGCAGGGTCTGGGGAGCTTTGGTAATGCCTTCACGAATACAGCATTCTCCAATCTTGGATTCGATGGGATAGCTGTTGCACTGCTTGGCGGGAACAACCCGTTCGGCGTTGTGCTGTCAGCCAGCTTGTTTGGATTCCTGAAGGTGGGCTCACTCAATATGTCCACAGCTGGGGTGCCGAATGAAATCATCGAAATCGTCATTGCTCTGATCATACTTTTTGTTGCTTCCGGTTTCATTATCCGCTGGGCACTGCTGCAATTGAAAAAAGGGGAGAAAAAATAA